A genome region from Arthrobacter sp. SLBN-100 includes the following:
- a CDS encoding pullulanase X25 domain-containing protein encodes MAKSTAENTFLRLKTVLDVLTEGVWSGDALNAGQVLAEATARVPFNEHEAELLSGGIPRGHKTLTSATAKLAKAGWLVKGRSGWTITEDGMRATVAYPDTVSFAAALDAGTPVPADTPVPTAPAGFVRKTTAVPETAAPAAAKAEAKKTTRKTPAKKAAAAVGKAAKVIEDAVEPVVKAVRKGKAPANTDETAAAEPFEGPDVETHPQPEAVAVAGDFNTILGAPENWAPQYDEAQMEFDFLDQLWKKSVELPAGHYTFKIALNRSWDENYGAFGTFDGPNHELYHDGGRVTIRYNHSTRDITIN; translated from the coding sequence ATGGCCAAGTCCACCGCAGAAAACACCTTCCTTCGACTCAAGACCGTGCTGGATGTCCTGACCGAAGGCGTGTGGTCCGGTGATGCACTGAACGCGGGGCAGGTCCTCGCGGAGGCTACGGCACGCGTGCCGTTCAACGAGCACGAGGCCGAACTGCTCAGCGGCGGGATTCCCCGCGGGCACAAGACGCTGACTTCCGCCACGGCCAAGCTGGCCAAGGCAGGCTGGCTGGTCAAGGGCCGCTCCGGCTGGACCATCACCGAGGACGGCATGCGCGCCACGGTTGCCTACCCGGACACTGTGTCCTTCGCCGCCGCGCTCGACGCCGGCACCCCGGTCCCTGCCGACACTCCGGTTCCTACGGCTCCCGCAGGGTTCGTCCGCAAGACCACCGCCGTTCCTGAAACCGCGGCGCCCGCAGCGGCCAAGGCGGAGGCCAAGAAGACCACCAGGAAGACTCCTGCCAAGAAGGCCGCTGCGGCCGTGGGCAAGGCTGCCAAGGTGATCGAGGATGCTGTCGAACCGGTGGTGAAGGCAGTGCGCAAGGGCAAGGCTCCGGCCAATACGGATGAGACCGCTGCTGCCGAGCCGTTTGAGGGTCCGGACGTTGAGACGCACCCGCAGCCGGAGGCAGTGGCTGTTGCGGGCGACTTCAACACCATTCTTGGTGCACCCGAGAACTGGGCGCCGCAGTACGATGAAGCGCAGATGGAGTTCGACTTCCTGGACCAGCTCTGGAAGAAGAGCGTGGAACTTCCGGCCGGTCACTACACCTTCAAGATCGCCCTGAACCGGTCCTGGGACGAAAACTACGGTGCGTTCGGCACCTTCGATGGTCCCAACCACGAGCTGTACCACGACGGTGGCAGGGTCACCATCCGCTATAACCACAGCACCCGCGACATCACCATCAACTAG
- a CDS encoding LysM peptidoglycan-binding domain-containing protein has product MKNTGFRTAVRRGATVAAISAAGLALSATAANATTSGSTWDALAQCESGGNWAINTGNGFSGGLQFSPSTWAAYGGAGSASDASREQQIAVAEQVQAAQGWGAWPSCAAQLGLSGGATGAAQQSAPVQSVPVQAAPVQAAPVQAAPTQSAPVQAAPVTAPAAKHVTAVALSGETHTLQPGDTLSIVAEKLGIEGGWQRLADANLDTISDPNLVFEGQVIQLPA; this is encoded by the coding sequence ATGAAAAACACCGGATTCCGTACTGCCGTGCGCCGTGGAGCCACCGTGGCCGCCATTTCCGCCGCAGGGCTCGCACTCTCGGCAACCGCGGCCAACGCCACCACCAGCGGCTCCACCTGGGATGCCCTGGCGCAATGCGAGAGCGGCGGCAACTGGGCCATCAACACCGGCAACGGCTTCAGCGGGGGCCTCCAGTTCAGCCCCAGCACCTGGGCAGCTTACGGCGGCGCAGGTTCGGCCTCAGACGCGAGCCGTGAACAGCAGATTGCGGTCGCCGAGCAGGTCCAGGCAGCACAAGGCTGGGGGGCCTGGCCCTCCTGTGCAGCGCAACTGGGCTTGAGCGGCGGCGCTACCGGCGCAGCACAGCAGAGTGCCCCGGTTCAGAGTGTTCCCGTTCAGGCGGCACCAGTCCAGGCGGCACCAGTCCAGGCTGCCCCGACTCAGAGCGCACCTGTCCAGGCAGCCCCCGTCACGGCTCCGGCTGCCAAGCACGTCACGGCGGTTGCCCTGAGCGGCGAGACCCACACGCTCCAGCCGGGCGACACGTTGAGCATCGTGGCCGAGAAGCTGGGTATCGAGGGCGGCTGGCAGCGCCTTGCCGACGCCAACCTCGACACCATTTCCGACCCGAACCTCGTCTTCGAGGGACAGGTCATCCAGCTTCCCGCGTAA
- a CDS encoding adenosine deaminase → MDNYAGGTAVPETEPDAAEPDVPAKPLPVAELHLHIEGTLQPELIFALAERNGITLPYSGLDELRARYEFTDLQSFLDLYYANMAVLQTEEDFADMTYAYLERAAAAGVRHAEIMLDPQAHTSRGIPLETCVNGVASVLATSQEDFGMSTMLIAAFLRDLSEESALEVFDGLLAMNAPLGAVGLDSAEVGNPPSKFERLFAKAREAGLRLTAHAGEEGPPSYILEALDILGVERIDHGIRCMEDPALVERLVDARIPLTVCPLSNVRLRAVDTLADHPLPAMLAAGLNVSVNSDDPAYFGGYVDDNFSQLEAVFELSDFDKARLAANSIHSSFASEERKAELLAELNGLDAVR, encoded by the coding sequence ATGGATAACTATGCAGGCGGTACTGCCGTGCCTGAAACCGAACCCGACGCAGCTGAGCCTGACGTCCCCGCCAAGCCTCTCCCGGTGGCCGAACTGCACCTTCATATCGAGGGGACCCTGCAGCCGGAACTGATCTTTGCACTGGCCGAGCGCAACGGCATCACACTGCCGTATTCCGGGCTGGATGAGCTGCGGGCGCGGTACGAGTTCACCGACCTGCAGTCCTTCCTCGACCTGTACTACGCCAACATGGCCGTGTTGCAGACAGAGGAAGACTTTGCGGACATGACGTATGCCTACCTGGAGCGAGCAGCTGCTGCCGGCGTCCGGCACGCCGAAATCATGCTGGATCCGCAGGCTCACACCTCGCGCGGTATCCCTTTGGAGACCTGCGTCAATGGCGTCGCCTCCGTCCTGGCCACGTCCCAGGAAGACTTTGGGATGTCCACCATGCTGATCGCAGCTTTCCTGCGTGATCTTTCCGAGGAGTCTGCGTTGGAGGTCTTCGACGGCCTGCTGGCAATGAACGCACCACTCGGAGCGGTGGGCTTAGACTCGGCGGAGGTGGGCAATCCGCCGTCGAAGTTCGAGCGGCTCTTCGCCAAAGCCCGCGAAGCGGGCCTGCGCTTGACCGCGCACGCGGGGGAGGAGGGACCGCCATCGTACATCCTTGAAGCGCTGGACATCCTGGGGGTGGAGCGGATCGACCATGGCATCCGCTGTATGGAAGATCCTGCTTTGGTGGAACGGCTGGTGGACGCCCGGATCCCGCTGACCGTCTGCCCGTTGTCGAATGTCCGGCTGCGCGCGGTGGACACCCTTGCGGACCACCCACTGCCCGCGATGCTCGCGGCGGGCCTGAACGTCTCCGTCAATTCGGATGACCCGGCGTACTTCGGCGGCTACGTGGACGACAACTTCAGCCAGCTCGAGGCCGTGTTCGAACTCTCCGATTTCGACAAAGCCCGGCTCGCCGCCAACTCCATTCATTCGTCGTTCGCATCCGAGGAGCGGAAGGCAGAACTGCTGGCCGAACTGAACGGCCTCGACGCGGTTCGGTGA
- a CDS encoding DUF1622 domain-containing protein, with the protein MDFREVIEAAGQFVDFAGVAVMVIGALVSVPLALRGHQPRNLPAGTGKLSFYRLYRQLLGRSILLGLELLVAADIIRTVAVTPTFETVGVLAIIVLIRTFLSFSLELEITGRWPWQKESRESGAPAEAPAD; encoded by the coding sequence ATGGATTTTCGGGAAGTTATTGAGGCTGCCGGGCAGTTTGTCGATTTCGCCGGAGTGGCTGTGATGGTGATTGGCGCCCTGGTGTCCGTCCCACTGGCGCTTCGCGGTCATCAGCCGCGGAACCTCCCTGCAGGCACTGGGAAACTCAGCTTCTACCGCTTATACCGCCAGCTCTTGGGCAGGTCCATCTTGCTGGGGCTTGAGCTGTTGGTTGCCGCCGACATCATCCGCACGGTCGCCGTCACGCCGACCTTCGAGACAGTCGGAGTCCTGGCCATCATCGTGCTGATCCGGACGTTCCTCAGTTTTTCCCTTGAGCTCGAAATCACCGGGCGCTGGCCGTGGCAGAAGGAGTCCCGGGAATCCGGCGCTCCTGCGGAGGCACCTGCAGACTAG
- a CDS encoding glycosyltransferase — translation MTSTLDTPSRLDRRWKPRDVWCALAGVVSLALAAGAASTVAVPVNSDIGLVGVLPYPFWMGVLLLNAAFFVALRGDAAGPARRPVMMWLVVVLVLVLFGTAAFVTEVPRGEVAFRHLGIADALSDMQRIDPNIDAYFNWPGFFALLATVLGATGLDPVTLALWAPVLNVSLWLVAVAVLTGYLTRDPRRRWLVLWIFCLGNWQDQDYLSPQAFGFFLYLVVLAMLLGPLAARSGKLHGFRRSDLAEWWRGRTPADPRPAYRLAALVVTLLLITVMTASHQLTPFILLIVITVLTLSGRVWPSRLPLIAGLVLMLWLVYPASIYLAGHPLLQDAGLQIAAEANVAERVSGTPGHLLVVQLRVGLTVLLWALATVGAVRDWRRRRLDLRVVLLAVTPLLLFPAQAYGGEMLIRVSLFALPFIALLACSVLLPGDGSKRPSSRAVGGLVITCFLLAVLTVTGRFGNAQYDVFTDNEIDAVAAAEQLAPRSSSIISAAHPTPWRSESYLEHRYRTMDDLCRENLSAETCGPIVYNYALQNPAGAHMIFMRSSEASVVLQGDNGAGEFTELEEWLSMQDRVELVFNNVDARVYRVAP, via the coding sequence ATGACCAGCACGCTTGATACGCCCAGCCGCCTGGACCGGCGCTGGAAGCCCCGTGACGTGTGGTGCGCACTCGCGGGAGTCGTGTCGCTAGCGCTTGCCGCGGGGGCCGCTTCCACAGTGGCCGTGCCCGTCAACAGCGACATCGGGCTCGTCGGCGTCCTGCCCTACCCGTTCTGGATGGGGGTCCTGCTTCTGAACGCCGCCTTCTTCGTGGCCCTACGGGGGGACGCGGCGGGCCCGGCGCGCCGCCCGGTGATGATGTGGCTCGTCGTTGTGCTGGTCCTCGTGCTCTTCGGGACCGCAGCCTTCGTCACAGAGGTACCGCGGGGTGAGGTCGCCTTCCGGCATCTCGGCATCGCCGACGCCCTCTCGGACATGCAGCGGATCGATCCGAACATCGACGCCTACTTCAACTGGCCGGGTTTCTTCGCCCTCCTGGCAACGGTGCTCGGCGCGACCGGTCTCGACCCTGTCACCCTTGCCCTGTGGGCTCCAGTGCTCAACGTGAGTCTGTGGCTCGTTGCCGTGGCCGTGCTCACCGGTTACCTGACCCGGGATCCGCGACGGCGCTGGCTCGTGCTCTGGATCTTCTGCCTTGGCAACTGGCAGGACCAGGACTACCTGTCTCCCCAGGCATTCGGCTTCTTCCTGTATCTCGTTGTGCTTGCGATGCTCCTCGGTCCGTTGGCCGCGCGGTCCGGTAAGCTTCACGGCTTCCGGCGTTCGGACCTGGCGGAGTGGTGGCGGGGACGGACGCCAGCCGACCCCCGACCGGCATACCGGCTGGCCGCTCTCGTCGTGACCCTCTTGCTCATTACGGTCATGACCGCGAGCCATCAGTTGACGCCATTTATTTTGCTCATTGTCATTACCGTCCTCACCCTGAGCGGACGTGTATGGCCCAGCAGACTGCCCCTGATCGCCGGTCTTGTGCTGATGCTCTGGCTCGTCTACCCAGCGAGTATTTACCTCGCCGGGCACCCGCTCCTGCAGGACGCAGGACTGCAGATTGCGGCCGAGGCCAACGTGGCCGAGCGCGTGAGCGGGACCCCTGGCCACCTGCTCGTGGTGCAACTCCGGGTCGGCCTCACCGTCCTGCTGTGGGCGCTCGCCACTGTCGGGGCGGTGCGCGACTGGCGCAGAAGGCGCCTCGACCTCCGGGTGGTCCTCCTCGCCGTCACCCCATTGCTGCTCTTCCCCGCACAGGCGTACGGCGGTGAAATGCTCATCCGCGTCTCGCTGTTCGCACTGCCCTTCATAGCCCTGCTGGCCTGCTCGGTGCTGCTGCCCGGCGACGGCAGCAAACGCCCGTCAAGCCGCGCCGTGGGAGGCCTGGTCATCACCTGCTTCCTGCTGGCCGTGTTGACCGTGACCGGCCGGTTCGGAAACGCCCAGTATGACGTCTTCACCGACAACGAGATTGACGCGGTTGCCGCAGCGGAGCAACTGGCGCCCCGGAGCTCGTCGATCATCTCGGCTGCCCACCCGACGCCATGGCGCAGCGAGTCCTACCTCGAACACCGTTACCGGACAATGGACGACCTGTGCCGGGAGAACCTGTCGGCTGAGACGTGCGGTCCGATCGTCTACAACTACGCCCTGCAAAACCCCGCCGGCGCCCACATGATCTTCATGCGCTCGTCGGAGGCGAGTGTCGTGCTCCAGGGCGACAACGGTGCGGGCGAGTTTACCGAGCTGGAGGAGTGGTTAAGCATGCAGGACCGTGTGGAGCTCGTGTTCAACAATGTTGACGCACGTGTGTATCGGGTGGCGCCATGA
- a CDS encoding MSMEG_6728 family protein: MQTFLPYPDFRQSAAALDTARLGKQRVEALQTLRALVIPGYGWQTHPAIRMWMGYVPALTMYGLAMVDEWTGRGHPDKTRENITEFAPQAAHPDYAAKIPMPPWLGDPDFHLSHRSKLVRKEPKFYTSVFADAVPDMDYIWPEPKHEFLPQEPEGDILWILRSPHHDVDPQALDTVALPPVHGFPAAAAVSDEPDDGYSPVYIDDGSRRPSKQPRKAPPKPQLKKPTRKRLAQEEAFATLPGKTPVAVPFEHGHKFAVGQVVGRPITLEDGRFGRNFTVTEIIDRSAFTYPALLQDPRVFFPVEAP; encoded by the coding sequence ATGCAAACCTTCCTCCCGTACCCTGATTTCCGGCAGAGCGCCGCCGCCCTGGACACTGCCCGCCTCGGCAAGCAGCGCGTCGAAGCGCTGCAGACACTGCGCGCCCTGGTGATTCCCGGATACGGCTGGCAGACCCACCCGGCGATCCGGATGTGGATGGGTTATGTGCCAGCCCTGACGATGTACGGGCTGGCGATGGTGGACGAATGGACCGGGCGCGGCCACCCGGATAAGACGCGTGAGAACATCACAGAGTTCGCGCCGCAGGCAGCCCACCCCGACTATGCGGCCAAGATTCCGATGCCGCCCTGGTTGGGAGACCCCGACTTCCACCTCAGCCACCGCTCCAAGCTGGTGCGCAAGGAACCCAAGTTCTACACCTCCGTTTTCGCGGACGCGGTACCGGACATGGACTACATCTGGCCGGAACCCAAGCACGAATTCCTGCCCCAGGAACCCGAGGGCGACATTCTGTGGATCCTCCGTTCCCCGCATCACGACGTCGATCCCCAGGCCTTGGACACCGTGGCTCTGCCGCCGGTGCATGGTTTCCCCGCCGCCGCGGCCGTCTCGGACGAGCCGGATGACGGCTACTCCCCTGTCTACATCGACGACGGCTCCCGCCGGCCCTCAAAGCAGCCCCGGAAGGCGCCACCGAAGCCGCAGCTGAAAAAGCCCACCCGCAAGCGCCTGGCGCAGGAGGAAGCCTTCGCTACCCTCCCCGGGAAAACTCCGGTCGCCGTCCCGTTCGAACACGGCCACAAGTTTGCCGTGGGACAGGTGGTGGGCCGGCCCATCACGCTGGAAGACGGCAGGTTCGGCAGGAACTTCACGGTCACGGAGATCATTGACCGGTCGGCCTTCACCTACCCGGCACTCCTGCAGGATCCCCGGGTGTTCTTCCCGGTGGAGGCACCGTAG
- a CDS encoding glycosyltransferase family 2 protein, whose translation MSHSPAEVTAVVPARNAEDMLPRCLEALRQSGVAEIIVVDGLSTDRTVDLALAAGARVLSDEGRGLPWARTLGVQSSTTRWVLLVDSDVVFGPEGVAQLLTELVEDGYDALQAGLESVAGPGYWGQALANHHRTGRSRNWFGLVATIVNRDLMLGVGFDDTFKSGEDIELRWRMRNSGMRTGVSHRTVVEHRFAADDFDFALDQFLMDGTGLGRMIRKHGWRGARLALLPAAAAVRGSALSLAAGQPRWLRYYVAFCWYNYAGLVKGFGS comes from the coding sequence ATGAGCCACAGTCCTGCCGAAGTTACCGCCGTCGTTCCGGCCCGCAACGCGGAGGATATGCTCCCGCGCTGTCTGGAGGCCCTGCGTCAGTCCGGTGTGGCCGAGATCATAGTGGTGGACGGATTGTCCACAGACCGCACCGTCGACCTCGCCCTCGCGGCCGGTGCCCGGGTCCTGAGTGATGAGGGCCGCGGCCTGCCATGGGCCCGAACGCTGGGGGTGCAAAGCAGCACTACCCGTTGGGTCCTGCTCGTCGACTCAGACGTCGTGTTCGGGCCCGAGGGGGTCGCCCAGCTGCTCACTGAGCTGGTGGAGGACGGCTACGACGCCCTCCAGGCCGGTCTGGAGAGTGTCGCCGGCCCGGGCTACTGGGGCCAGGCGCTCGCAAATCACCATCGCACCGGCCGCAGCCGCAACTGGTTCGGGCTCGTGGCGACGATCGTCAACCGGGACCTGATGCTGGGCGTGGGCTTCGACGACACGTTCAAATCGGGGGAGGACATCGAACTGCGCTGGCGGATGCGGAATTCGGGGATGCGAACGGGGGTGTCGCACCGGACCGTCGTCGAACATCGTTTCGCAGCGGACGACTTTGACTTCGCGCTCGACCAGTTCCTCATGGATGGAACGGGACTGGGACGGATGATCCGCAAACACGGCTGGCGCGGTGCGAGGTTGGCGCTGCTGCCAGCCGCCGCGGCAGTCCGGGGCAGCGCCTTGAGCCTCGCGGCTGGCCAGCCCCGGTGGTTGCGCTACTATGTCGCCTTCTGCTGGTACAACTACGCGGGTTTGGTCAAGGGTTTCGGGTCGTGA
- a CDS encoding metallophosphoesterase family protein — protein sequence MSGAARWWLLSDLHLGVADEDPRRPGKVLPEFLHREVLGASGQQHVVFVGDTFELVGFPEDESLARLESILARHPDTLQALQACAARGVQLHFVCGNHDVELARPSVAARLSSLLSPVKPAQVRVHPWFLHVPHVLVAEHGHQHHALHRIPELLRTAVSGTDELDLPPLAAWHAQPSNSRLSRAGAVARACLASERAERRVRELEYGELLQAESLRLELDGAAVRDLARLSRFRTVSVLPRTATRMVLAAAGRSIASEETPAAAGRVARTLEAHGSGVAWYVSGHTHRALESALEAGSTRYVNTGTWCSDVRGRGPDQADRGAFPYAVVDVGQDGATSGGLRYWRPDGR from the coding sequence GTGAGTGGCGCAGCCAGGTGGTGGCTCCTCAGCGACCTCCACCTGGGCGTGGCGGACGAGGACCCGCGACGCCCCGGCAAGGTGCTGCCCGAGTTCCTGCACCGCGAGGTGCTTGGAGCCTCCGGTCAGCAGCACGTCGTCTTTGTCGGTGACACGTTTGAGTTGGTCGGGTTCCCCGAAGACGAGAGCTTGGCCCGGCTGGAGTCCATCCTCGCCCGCCACCCCGACACGCTGCAGGCGCTCCAGGCGTGTGCGGCGCGCGGCGTGCAGTTGCACTTCGTCTGCGGAAACCATGACGTGGAGCTGGCCCGGCCCTCGGTCGCCGCCCGCCTGTCATCGCTGCTGTCACCCGTCAAGCCCGCGCAGGTCCGGGTGCATCCCTGGTTCCTGCACGTGCCCCACGTACTCGTGGCGGAGCACGGGCACCAGCACCACGCGCTGCACCGGATCCCCGAGCTGCTGCGCACCGCGGTCAGCGGTACCGACGAGCTGGACCTGCCACCGCTCGCCGCGTGGCACGCCCAGCCGTCGAACTCGCGCCTGAGCCGCGCCGGTGCCGTTGCCCGTGCCTGCCTTGCGTCTGAACGGGCGGAACGCCGGGTCCGGGAGCTCGAGTACGGCGAGCTGTTGCAGGCCGAGTCACTGCGGCTGGAGCTCGACGGGGCGGCCGTTCGGGACCTGGCGCGCCTGTCCCGGTTCCGGACGGTGTCAGTGCTCCCGCGCACCGCCACCCGCATGGTGCTCGCGGCCGCCGGGCGCAGCATAGCCAGCGAGGAGACTCCTGCTGCTGCAGGCCGGGTTGCGCGCACCCTCGAGGCGCATGGTTCCGGGGTTGCCTGGTACGTCTCGGGCCACACCCACCGGGCCCTCGAGTCAGCGCTCGAGGCCGGCTCCACCAGGTACGTCAACACCGGTACGTGGTGTTCTGACGTCCGCGGTCGGGGGCCTGACCAAGCGGACCGCGGGGCGTTCCCGTACGCCGTGGTCGACGTCGGTCAAGACGGCGCCACCAGCGGCGGGCTGCGGTACTGGCGTCCGGACGGCCGCTGA
- a CDS encoding acylphosphatase, which yields MARHAGPSSGVPDSSDTDSVRLTARVFGVVQGVGFRFWTMGKAEELGLSGEVKNLDDGSVALVAEGPQWKVHELREWLNSNRTPGRVERVEDNISEAKGTFRGFNAR from the coding sequence ATGGCGAGGCACGCAGGTCCATCATCAGGGGTGCCTGATTCGTCTGACACGGATTCGGTCCGGTTGACTGCCCGTGTTTTTGGCGTGGTGCAGGGGGTGGGATTCCGCTTCTGGACGATGGGCAAGGCGGAAGAGCTGGGCCTCAGCGGCGAGGTGAAAAACCTCGACGACGGTTCGGTTGCCTTGGTGGCTGAAGGGCCGCAGTGGAAGGTCCACGAACTCCGGGAATGGCTGAACTCAAACCGAACACCCGGGCGGGTGGAACGGGTGGAGGACAACATTTCCGAAGCTAAGGGCACCTTCCGCGGCTTCAACGCACGCTGA
- a CDS encoding lipopolysaccharide biosynthesis protein, with the protein MSTVRGDPAVDASPVRHSALRSSLGLILAKGAQTGSGFAFWVVAAHAASDREVGLTTAAVSAVLICAQLAVLGAGSAVIVSVGRGEPPARVLDAAFGIVALASTVLALGYLVLQLTVAPDTASVSVLFWLMFLVAAVTGTLGTVLDQALVALGRGASATLRYTLGGGVSLGAAALVAWQAHPAAADLLMACWTLGTALTCIVGVVQLRRLVGYRPRPSLRLAGGRPLLMLGIPNQLLTLTERAPGLVLPLLLAHMVSPEAAAYWYPAWMMAWAAYTAPMLMGIVQFSEGVREPGRLVSVTWATLRWSLAIGGLGAAVLIVFARPLLHLLGDQYAEASAGALQWLAAGVVAYAVLQAYNAVCRARGRYAEAIVVGVVLAVALCVSALSAAEQGASAMALNWLVVLSIGALAVGLRLVAILRRVKQEVL; encoded by the coding sequence GTGAGTACTGTGAGGGGGGACCCGGCCGTCGACGCCTCGCCCGTCCGGCACTCCGCACTGCGCAGCTCACTCGGCCTCATCCTGGCCAAGGGCGCCCAGACCGGCTCGGGTTTCGCCTTCTGGGTCGTGGCCGCGCACGCGGCGTCCGACCGTGAGGTCGGGCTCACCACGGCCGCGGTCTCGGCGGTGTTGATCTGCGCGCAGCTCGCGGTGCTGGGCGCAGGGTCGGCCGTGATCGTTTCGGTGGGGCGGGGCGAACCGCCAGCGCGGGTGCTGGACGCGGCGTTTGGAATCGTGGCGTTAGCCAGCACCGTGCTGGCCCTCGGGTACCTCGTGCTGCAGCTGACCGTGGCCCCGGACACGGCCTCGGTATCGGTTCTCTTCTGGCTCATGTTCCTCGTGGCCGCGGTCACCGGGACACTGGGCACCGTTCTGGACCAGGCGCTCGTGGCACTGGGACGCGGTGCCAGCGCGACCTTGAGGTACACGTTGGGCGGCGGGGTTTCACTCGGGGCCGCAGCACTCGTGGCGTGGCAGGCGCACCCCGCCGCGGCGGACTTGCTGATGGCCTGCTGGACTCTCGGGACCGCCTTGACGTGCATCGTGGGTGTGGTCCAGTTGCGAAGACTTGTCGGCTACCGGCCGCGGCCATCCTTGCGCCTGGCGGGCGGCCGTCCGCTGCTGATGCTGGGAATTCCGAACCAGCTCCTCACCCTCACCGAGCGCGCCCCCGGGCTGGTGCTGCCGCTCCTGCTCGCGCACATGGTATCGCCGGAGGCTGCTGCCTACTGGTATCCCGCCTGGATGATGGCCTGGGCAGCCTACACTGCTCCGATGTTGATGGGCATCGTTCAGTTCTCGGAGGGTGTCCGGGAGCCTGGCCGCCTCGTGTCGGTCACTTGGGCGACTCTCCGGTGGTCTCTCGCCATAGGAGGTCTGGGTGCCGCCGTCCTCATCGTCTTCGCCCGCCCTCTGCTCCACCTGCTGGGGGATCAGTACGCCGAAGCGTCAGCAGGCGCTCTGCAGTGGTTGGCGGCCGGCGTGGTGGCCTATGCGGTGCTGCAGGCCTACAACGCCGTGTGCCGGGCCCGCGGTCGCTACGCGGAAGCCATCGTGGTCGGCGTGGTGCTCGCCGTCGCCCTCTGCGTTTCAGCACTCTCCGCCGCCGAACAGGGCGCCAGCGCCATGGCCCTTAACTGGCTGGTGGTGCTCTCCATCGGAGCCCTGGCGGTCGGCCTTCGGCTGGTCGCAATCCTCCGGCGCGTCAAACAGGAGGTATTATGA
- a CDS encoding SDR family oxidoreductase, with amino-acid sequence MTILLAGCGDLGTEAGLRFAAQGHRVVGWRRSPAQLPAVIEGVAADLSAANLPPVPADTIAVVIAVAADSPSEDAYRAAYVRGVTNVLDALERDGVTPARVLFVSSTAVYGDAGGGWVDEDTPPAPGGFSGRILMEAEELLRKRLEGTPTTAVSLRLGGIYGPGRTRLIEQVRSGSAVIPEDIRYTNRIHRDDAAGAIVHLATMTAAPAPAYIGVDDNPADLGSVLRFLAQEMGLVEPPVGEAGPSRGGNKRCRNDLLRSTGFGFAFPSFSEGYRDVLAGNGVRHP; translated from the coding sequence ATGACAATCCTCCTGGCCGGATGCGGCGACCTGGGCACCGAGGCGGGTTTGCGGTTCGCCGCCCAGGGGCACCGCGTCGTAGGCTGGCGCCGCTCCCCCGCGCAACTGCCTGCTGTCATTGAAGGCGTGGCGGCTGACCTGAGCGCAGCTAACCTTCCGCCGGTCCCGGCGGACACGATCGCCGTCGTTATAGCCGTCGCTGCCGATTCGCCGTCAGAGGATGCCTACAGGGCCGCGTATGTGCGCGGGGTGACCAATGTCCTGGACGCTTTGGAGCGCGACGGCGTGACGCCGGCCCGGGTCCTCTTTGTCTCCTCCACCGCGGTTTATGGCGACGCCGGAGGGGGCTGGGTGGATGAGGATACTCCACCTGCGCCCGGTGGCTTTTCCGGCAGGATCCTGATGGAGGCGGAGGAGCTGCTCCGAAAGAGGCTCGAGGGAACTCCGACAACTGCTGTGTCCCTTCGGCTGGGCGGAATCTATGGCCCGGGCCGCACCAGGTTGATCGAACAGGTGCGGAGCGGTTCCGCCGTCATTCCCGAGGACATCCGGTACACCAACCGTATCCATCGCGACGACGCCGCGGGGGCCATTGTCCACCTCGCCACCATGACGGCTGCGCCGGCTCCCGCCTACATCGGCGTGGACGATAACCCGGCCGACCTGGGCAGTGTGCTCCGATTCCTGGCCCAGGAAATGGGTCTGGTGGAACCGCCTGTTGGCGAGGCAGGACCGTCGCGCGGCGGCAACAAACGCTGCCGCAATGATTTGCTTCGGAGCACCGGATTTGGCTTCGCTTTTCCGTCCTTCAGTGAAGGGTACCGGGACGTCCTGGCTGGCAACGGCGTCCGCCACCCGTAG